Within the Chloroflexaceae bacterium genome, the region ATCACCTCAACCGGCAATAACTAGTGTTGTCGAGCCGACAATTCCGCCGGCGCCAACGCCAGCAGAAGGGTTGGCGGTTGGGCGCACGGCTATTGTCAGCGCCGAGATCCCGGCGCTCAATGTGCGCGCGCAGCCGAGTGTGGCCTCCGTCATTACGTTGGTGTTAGCGCCGGGCACGCAGGTGGAGATCATCGGCGGCCCAGTTGAGGCTGAGGGCCGGGTTTGGTGGCAGGTGCGC harbors:
- a CDS encoding SH3 domain-containing protein, producing the protein SPQPAITSVVEPTIPPAPTPAEGLAVGRTAIVSAEIPALNVRAQPSVASVITLVLAPGTQVEIIGGPVEAEGRVWWQVRSAGIEGWCAGDFLQPQ